A window from Schistosoma haematobium chromosome 1, whole genome shotgun sequence encodes these proteins:
- the DNAJC4_1 gene encoding DnaJ sub C member 4 (EggNog:ENOG410VAHW~COG:O) gives MITGLHRTNSFQFFYKFRRSVSSQTHYDTLGIKKSASYSEIRSDFIELSKKYHPDKNDGDIKTFKRINEAYSVLSQENSRRIYDSSLVSRAKPLFTNSPNEYDVSDWERNYNYHL, from the exons ATGATCACAGGACTTCACCGAACAAATAGTTTCCaattcttttataaatttcgcCGTTCAGTTTCATCTCAAACACATTATGATACGTTAGGAATTAAAAAATCCGCCTCGTATAGTGAAATTCGTTCAGATTTTATCGAACTATCAAAAAAA TATCATCCTGACAAAAATGACGGTGATATTAAGACGTTTAAAAGGATCAACGAAGCGTACTCTGTTCTCTCTCAAGAGAACAGTAGACGAATTTATGATTCCTCTTTAGTATCAAGAGCTAAACCATTATTTACTAACTCGCCAAATGAGTATGATGTTTCAGATTGGGAACGTAATTATAATTACCACTTGTAA